A part of Haliotis asinina isolate JCU_RB_2024 chromosome 10, JCU_Hal_asi_v2, whole genome shotgun sequence genomic DNA contains:
- the LOC137254682 gene encoding 3-hydroxyisobutyryl-CoA hydrolase, mitochondrial-like has product MFRGSVRRLRVILNHVKMFSSATDEVLFESVGDKRVVILNRPKALNSLNLSMVRKIYSQMKSWESDPAVSMVIMKGTGDKAFCAGGDVRAVTEAGTSGDRLSRDFFFEEYILNNKIGNYKLPYIAVIDGITMGGGVGLSVHGMFRVATERTLFAMPETAIGLFPDVGGGHFLPRLQGEIGTFLALTGFRLKGQDVQAAGIATHFVNSEQLPDLENALMELQTPQKSDIARVLDQFHKQSSDPQRSFVLKPHLNSINALFAANTLENIFLNLEKDGSEWAVKQLSVLKKMSPTSMTITLRQLREGAAMTLQQVLNMEYRLSQRCLEDKDFYEGVRAVLVDKDNSPVWNPASIQEVSQEKVDWYFSPLPPERELVL; this is encoded by the exons ATGTTCAGAgg ATCTGTACGGCGACTACGTGTGATATTAAATCACGTG aaaatgttttcaagtgCTACTGATGAGGTGCTATTTGAGAGTGTTGGAGATAAACGTGTGGTTATTTTAAATCGGCCTAAAGCCCTTAACTCACTGAACTTGTCCATGGTGAGGAAGATCTACTCCCAGATGAAG AGCTGGGAATCAGATCCTGCTGTCTCCATGGTAATCATGAAAGGAACAGGAGACAAGGCCTTCTGTGCTGGGGGTGATGTGAGGG CCGTCACTGAAGCAGGGACGAGTGGAGATCGTCTCTCGAGGGACTTTTTCTTTGAAGAATACATATTGAACAATAAAATTG GTAACTACAAGTTGCCGTACATTGCAGTGATTGATGGTATCACTATGGGTGGG GGTGTTGGTCTGTCTGTCCACGGAATGTTCCGAGTAGCCACGGAGAGGACATTGTTTGCCATGCCAGAGACTGCTATAG GATTATTCCCAGATGTGGGTGGAGGCCACTTCCTGCCGCGTCTCCAAGGAGAGATTGGTACATTCCTGGCACTGACAGGATTCCGGCTAAAGGGTCAGGATGTCCAAGCGGCAGGAATAGCCACACATTTCGTCAACTCAGAGCAG CTCCCTGATTTAGAAAATGCCCTGATGGAACTCCAGACACCCCAGAAATCGGACATTGCACGGGTTCTTGACCAGTTTCATAAACAG AGCTCTGATCCACAAAGGTCCTTCGTATTGAAACCTCACCTGAACAGCATCAACGCACTGTTTGCAGCCAACACCTTAGAAAACATATTCCTCAATCTTGAGAAGGATGGATCTGAATGGGCTGTGAAGCAGCTCAGTGTTCTCAAGAAGATG TCTCCAACGTCCATGACGATAACTTTACGTCAGCTGCGGGAAGGGGCAGCAATGACGCTGCAGCAGGTGCTAAATATGGAGTATAGATTGTCACAGCGCTGTCTGGAGGACAAGGACTTTTATGAGGGAGTCCGAGCAG TTTTGGTTGACAAGGACAACAGTCCAGTGTGGAACCCTGCAAGCATCCAGGAAGTGAGTCAGGAGAAAGTGGACTGGTACTTCTCACCTCTTCCTCCAGAGAGAGAGCTGGTTCTATGA